The genomic region atgaggctggtaCAGGACCGTACAAATTGGCAGGAAggcctatgcccaacagtgggaggacaaaggctgtgggtgatgatcaatttatataaaaaatagactctcgcactaaggaattaaatattGAGTCGCAGGTGGATtaacgaacattcaagtcaaatccaaagacacccagattcgggacaagcattcgtagatcacataAATCCTTGTCCAgggatcaaacctgcgacacgtcgcgcttagtgggtttggcatggagGCCTCAACCATTCTTATACCCGTTAAGTCGTAAAAACTACGTAACACAAAGTAACATTTGATGGCATTATACGATCtctagttaattaattatattaccaaGCTAAACAGATTATACTACCCAATCAGCATTCCAATTTCCAAGTTTGAATTTAATAACTGTTACTTATATACAAATGGCACACTTAAGTTACTAATAAGTGTCGTGATGGTTATGAGATTTATGTACTTGTTTCAAGTCTAAATACCAGGGTTAACCAAGCTGACTAATGACGAACGTGTCAAATAAATTGTGAAGAAGACTGGCGTGGGAaagagaaataacaaaacattgtagTGGTAACTCTCTTGTagtaaattaaagttattattattgataaatgatatttttaacaataaaaacataccacTGACTTCAAATACAAAACTACTCAGCCAAACTTGATGAGTTTATGACACCAAATGACAACTATTCCACCTTAATAGAGGGAAGAATCAGAAGAATCTGAGGTAATAAGAAAAAAGGCCAATGAATTGAGAATCTCCTCTTTTTTGCAGTCGGTTTAAAAGGAATCGATTTAAATTAGAATGATTTAAATGCAAATGTGAATTACTTAGACATTTATGTGAACAGTGATCTTGCCTTTCGCAACAAACGATGAGACAACGCACGTATATTGTTCATAAATCTATTCAAGGTCACACAAAACTGcacttgaatttaaaaatagcaCGTTACACCGCGTGCGATACCTAGCTTGAAACGGCATCCCTCTACCAAAGATCGCATATTATCTATACATAAAGGCACAAACAAACGTTACCTAACcagttaaattatattcattgtGGTGTTCGCACGTGAGACCGCGATCAGTGTAGCGTTAAAGTTTGCCGCGATGTTCGTAACTTGGACGCTGTTGGCGTTTGTGAgtgccgccgccgcgcgctccgcCTCGCCTATCGACTTTACACCAGTCAATGAATTCTCACTACAGTTACTAGAAAACACTTACGCTTTTCAAGAAAATTTCGGAACTAAAAACATTGCTCTATCACCTCTTTCCATCTGGAGCATTTTCTCGTTGCTCGCTGAAGGTTCCTCAGGCGAAACGTTTTCGGAATTAGTGAGTGCATTGAGATTGCCAAAGGATTTGAGGAAAACGCAATGCCTGCATTCTGCTGCCAACGATGTGTTGAGGTCGCAGTATGATGATGTTATTGTCAAAGGACAATCGGCCATGTTCACTGAATGTTCGACTAAAGTGCATGAGGAGTTCTGCCAGTCAGCTCTGCGATACGACACGTCTATTTATTCAGCTGAAACTCAGAATGCAACTGAACTCGCTCACGATATAAACTTATTCATATGTTACTCTACTGACGGAAGGATCTTAAACGCAGTGAAACCCCAAGATTTGGAGAACTTACAAATGGTGTTGATTGATGCTCTATATTTCAAAGCGAATTGGACTCACCCCTTCGATCCTACACAAACCAAAGTCGAGGCTTTTTACAACTCTCAGGGAAAGACAATAGGATCAGTTAACATGATGTATCACAAAGCACCTCACCAACTAGGAGATTCCAACGAACTTGGCGCTGAAATCCTCGAAATGACATACGGAAAGAACGAAGAATTCGCAATGCTGATCCTTCTACCATACGACGGGACATCAATCAAAACTCTACTTAATAACTTAGCGACGAAGTCCCAAAATTGGATGACAACCTTCAGGATAGAGGGCAGTTTACCGTCTATAGACACATACATACCTAGGTTTAGACTATCATCAAGACAAGACTTAATCCCGCCGATGATGTATACAGGAATACACTCGATATTCGACAGGCAGAGAGCTAAGCTACCGGGTATCGCTGACAATCCTTTGTACGTGACGTCATCGATTCAAAATGTGGAGGTTGAGGTTAATGAAGAAGGTACAGTTGCTGCGGCTGCGACAGTCGTTGGCTTAGAAGACAGGATCTTAGGACAAAGGTTTGAGGCGAACAAAGAGTTTGTATTCCTAATCGTGCAGCGAAGTTGTAACGTGATTTTGTTCGCGGGAGTGTATGGCGAGCCATCTGTTGTGTAGCGTAAAAGTGTCTCgagtgtttcaaatatttttagaaggaAAAATAGTCGAAAAGTAATAGAAATGAGAATTGTTATTATATGAGTACGATACCGGCAAAATCCTTTGTGATGAATTAGAAATAGGATTAGGCACGTATTCTGTGCTTATGTTTTTGAAGACATAATATTGCAGcgacataaactattaaaattaaagtaaaaactaagAACTCGTTAtgcaatgtaaatatttgtatatcgCACTGCACAAACTttgacctaaaaataaaatattcattatcgTTATAATCATCTTCatcaaatattaatcaaaacctaatttatgtgaattaagttcttttttatctaaCACGTGTAcctttaatgattttgtaaCGTTACAATAAATGAATAGCAATTGGTCCTTTGAGACGCATAAAAATGGTCCTATTATTCACAATTAAAAACGAATCCAATCATAAACAATAACTTTGATGCAATTATTACATAAGTGCGAAAAATAATCTGTATGTTATCtatcaatatattataacaaaaaaagcctaaaaatatgttttgcaaAGAGTTCCAACATCTATGTATAAGAAGATCCTTCACCgctttaataaagaaaagatttcgtatattttaacaaatgcCTAAACCTATTTCACAAAATCGattcttaaaaacatattttgaaagtGCCATTTGATTGAAATTCAATGCTACTGATGACTCTATAAGACGAATCTTAAATA from Trichoplusia ni isolate ovarian cell line Hi5 chromosome 12, tn1, whole genome shotgun sequence harbors:
- the LOC113499705 gene encoding serine protease inhibitor-like produces the protein MFVTWTLLAFVSAAAARSASPIDFTPVNEFSLQLLENTYAFQENFGTKNIALSPLSIWSIFSLLAEGSSGETFSELVSALRLPKDLRKTQCLHSAANDVLRSQYDDVIVKGQSAMFTECSTKVHEEFCQSALRYDTSIYSAETQNATELAHDINLFICYSTDGRILNAVKPQDLENLQMVLIDALYFKANWTHPFDPTQTKVEAFYNSQGKTIGSVNMMYHKAPHQLGDSNELGAEILEMTYGKNEEFAMLILLPYDGTSIKTLLNNLATKSQNWMTTFRIEGSLPSIDTYIPRFRLSSRQDLIPPMMYTGIHSIFDRQRAKLPGIADNPLYVTSSIQNVEVEVNEEGTVAAAATVVGLEDRILGQRFEANKEFVFLIVQRSCNVILFAGVYGEPSVV